One Coprobacter tertius genomic window carries:
- a CDS encoding DJ-1/PfpI family protein, producing MKTSFLFLAKGFEEIEAISVADILRRAGIPFKLISMSGEKEVTGEHGITVIADELYEKAKFDDVDFYIIPGGVEGTKNLFMNDDFKMNLLNHYNQGHYVGAIGEAPSILGELDILNEKNATALPAYMHFLQGATYTGLPIEIQDNVITGRGAGDSFKFGIGIVSMLTDKNTADKVSKELLLIMG from the coding sequence ATGAAAACTTCATTTTTATTTTTAGCTAAAGGGTTCGAGGAGATAGAGGCTATTTCGGTTGCTGATATATTACGTCGTGCCGGAATTCCGTTTAAACTAATTTCGATGAGCGGAGAAAAAGAGGTGACCGGAGAACATGGTATAACGGTAATAGCTGATGAGTTGTATGAAAAAGCTAAGTTCGATGATGTTGATTTTTATATTATCCCGGGAGGAGTGGAAGGTACTAAAAATCTTTTCATGAATGACGATTTTAAAATGAATCTGCTCAACCATTATAATCAGGGACATTATGTGGGAGCGATAGGGGAGGCTCCTTCCATTTTGGGAGAATTGGATATTTTAAATGAAAAAAATGCTACGGCATTACCGGCCTATATGCATTTTTTACAAGGTGCTACTTATACCGGATTACCTATCGAGATACAAGATAATGTAATTACAGGACGCGGAGCTGGAGATTCGTTTAAATTCGGAATAGGAATCGTTTCTATGTTGACGGATAAGAATACAGCCGATAAAGTATCGAAAGAACTACTTTTAATTATGGGCTGA
- the sppA gene encoding signal peptide peptidase SppA, which translates to MKDFFKSMFACILGVFVSGFLIIFIGISLLIGAISFTSTPTYTDRPNTVLYLKLEGTLQERTKEDPLAFFDENTYITPGLDDILKAIKIAQVNPNISGIYIEANGFSGGYASIDEIRQALKRFKTSGKFIIAYGDNYTQPEYYLAAAADSIFLNPVGMLDFKGLASERIFFKNTLDKVGVKIQVFKVGTFKSAVEPYISTQMSDANKQQTNIYLRSIWSHVVKGISADRKLAVYTLNNYADSLILMQDGKQLLQEGLIDGLSYRTDIEQKLADLAGVNSIDDLNIATVPDIVTLKKYENNSKNKIAVLYATGEIDGINSTEEGIDSQKLVSEMKKIQDDASIVGVVLRVNSPGGSAFGSEQLWAAVNRLRKVKPVAVSMGDYAASGGYYISCDADRIFADPATLTGSIGIFGLVPDASELLTDKLGLTFDGVQTNRYGNFPVINRPMNNIEKKRMQEYVERGYNLFIKRCAEGRKKQETAIRNIAEGRVWAGADALHIGLVDQLGSLSDAVKWIAKKASVTDYKRVDFPAKKNIYEEFIKQLTTTVSTRVTRSVLGENYRYYMALKKIQHIDPIQTRCEDITIE; encoded by the coding sequence ATGAAAGATTTTTTTAAAAGCATGTTTGCCTGTATACTCGGAGTATTCGTCTCGGGATTTTTAATCATTTTCATAGGAATCAGTTTACTTATCGGGGCTATTTCGTTTACCTCTACACCTACCTATACCGATCGGCCTAATACTGTACTTTATCTGAAACTCGAAGGCACATTGCAAGAACGTACCAAAGAAGATCCTTTAGCTTTCTTCGATGAAAACACTTATATAACTCCCGGGCTCGACGATATATTAAAAGCTATAAAAATCGCACAAGTAAATCCCAATATATCAGGAATATACATCGAAGCAAACGGATTCTCGGGAGGATATGCCTCGATCGACGAAATAAGACAAGCATTAAAACGATTTAAAACAAGCGGAAAATTTATCATTGCTTACGGGGATAATTACACTCAACCCGAATATTACCTGGCAGCTGCAGCCGACAGCATATTTCTGAATCCTGTTGGTATGCTCGACTTCAAAGGGTTAGCTTCTGAACGCATATTTTTTAAAAATACATTAGATAAAGTCGGTGTAAAAATACAAGTTTTTAAAGTCGGAACTTTTAAGTCGGCGGTAGAACCCTATATCTCTACCCAAATGAGCGATGCCAATAAACAACAAACGAATATTTATTTAAGATCGATTTGGTCACATGTAGTAAAGGGAATATCAGCCGACAGAAAATTGGCAGTATATACATTGAACAATTACGCCGATTCGCTAATCCTAATGCAAGACGGAAAACAGCTATTACAAGAAGGTCTGATCGACGGCCTATCTTACAGAACCGATATAGAGCAGAAACTTGCCGACTTAGCCGGTGTAAATTCGATAGATGACCTAAATATAGCAACTGTACCCGATATCGTTACTCTAAAAAAATACGAAAACAACAGCAAAAATAAAATTGCCGTTCTATATGCGACAGGTGAAATCGACGGTATAAATTCGACTGAAGAAGGGATCGACTCACAAAAACTGGTGTCGGAAATGAAAAAAATACAAGACGACGCTTCGATAGTGGGAGTTGTCTTACGAGTAAATTCCCCGGGAGGTAGCGCTTTCGGATCAGAGCAACTTTGGGCCGCAGTAAACCGATTAAGAAAAGTAAAACCAGTAGCTGTTTCTATGGGTGATTATGCAGCTTCAGGCGGATATTATATATCATGCGATGCCGATCGTATCTTTGCCGACCCCGCTACACTTACAGGATCGATCGGCATTTTCGGATTGGTTCCCGATGCATCTGAGTTACTTACCGACAAATTAGGTTTGACATTCGACGGAGTACAAACCAATCGATACGGAAATTTTCCGGTAATAAACCGTCCTATGAATAATATAGAAAAAAAACGTATGCAAGAGTACGTAGAGCGTGGGTACAACCTTTTTATAAAACGCTGTGCCGAGGGGCGTAAAAAACAAGAAACCGCAATACGAAATATCGCAGAAGGACGAGTATGGGCCGGAGCCGATGCATTACATATTGGTCTGGTAGATCAGTTAGGCAGTCTATCAGACGCTGTTAAATGGATTGCTAAAAAAGCCTCGGTCACCGATTATAAACGAGTTGATTTTCCGGCAAAAAAGAATATCTATGAAGAATTCATCAAACAACTTACAACAACAGTTTCGACCAGAGTGACTCGGTCTGTTCTCGGCGAAAACTACCGTTATTACATGGCATTAAAAAAAATACAGCATATCGACCCGATACAAACAAGATGTGAAGATATTACAATAGAATAA